One stretch of Maylandia zebra isolate NMK-2024a linkage group LG13, Mzebra_GT3a, whole genome shotgun sequence DNA includes these proteins:
- the pwwp2b gene encoding PWWP domain-containing protein 2B, which translates to MEAVAEELRAGSRVPVTIDQIVNDTLVVTLTYRERIYTGILLDCNKKTGLFCLPDFTTKLGDCQESKPASEIQEVLSEDSVSKSPSQVSHRPKDENTLPESSIPTPPLPCPVPTPVPAGQTPYPPYFEGAPFPQPLWVRHTYSQWVPQPPPRPIKRKKRRTREPGRMTISTIRLRPRQVLCEKCKNTLNSDEDSKDGMSNTKTSRKENSLQSDDDGYDKDTPNKLSRKEDTVTAKDTKRRENGTSLDSKRLRKDKRCEADGEKYPGTDVIPHSPVIKISYSTPQGKGEVMKIPARVHGSVKPFCPKQLVQNGVGENDKATSDATKEQRHILDATRSGLTVSIPKLKLTRPFANVGQDTPSPKIRLRPPQRDTEESVVEYDAELLGGTRRRSPRGPGPCLPHSEDSGEGKNSLELWSGSSGEEVDRGHSDLTLLINFRKRKADSSSLSVCSSDSLDESKSFSSDGTSPELCDLAPGEDLSVTSSSVPSRDDCKTVPPLTVRLHTRSMTKCVTEEGHAIAVGDIVWGKIHGFPWWPARVLSISGTRKQETASCEAQWPQAKVAWFGSPTTSQLSVAKLSPFRELFRSRFNRKKKGMYRRAILEAAKAVGHMSPEITSLLSHCDT; encoded by the exons ATGGAGGCTGTGGCCGAGGAGCTGCGGGCCGGCTCTCGGGTACCTGTCACTATCGATCAAATAGTTAACGATACACTGGTGGTGACGCTGACCTATCGAGAAAGGATCTACACGGGGATTTTACTCGATTGCAACAAAAA GACCGGGCTATTTTGTCTACCAGACTTCACAACAAAACTCGGGGACTGCCAAGAATCTAAACCTGCTTCTGAAATCCAAGAAGTTCTGAGCGAGGACTCGGTTTCCAAATCTCCCAGCCAGGTTTCACACAGACCAAAGGATGAAAACACTCTCCCTGAAAGCAGCATACCTACACCTCCTCTACCCTGCCCCGTTCCCACACCAGTGCCAGCTGGACAGACTCCTTATCCTCCTTATTTTGAAGGAGCCCCCTTCCCCCAGCCCTTATGGGTGcgccacacctacagccaatggGTACCTCAACCCCCTCCACGACCAAtcaagagaaagaagaggcgaaCGCGAGAGCCCGGCCGTATGACCATAAGTACTATCCGTCTGCGGCCTCGGCAGGTACTGTGTGAAAAGTGCAAGAACACGCTAAATAGTGACGAGGACAGCAAAGATGGCATGAGCAACACCAAGACCTCTAGAAAAGAAAATTCACTACAAAGTGACGATGACGGCTACGACAAGGATACTCCTAATAAGTTGTCAAGAAAAGAGGACACAGTCACAGCCAAGGACACTAAAAGACGGGAAAATGGCACCAGCCTTGATAGTAAGCGTCTCAGAAAGGACAAAAGGTGCGAGGCTGATGGGGAGAAGTACCCTGGAACTGATGTTATTCCACACAGTCCCGTCATAAAGATCTCCTACAGCACTCCACAGGGCAAGGGGGAGGTTATGAAGATCCCGGCGCGAGTCCACGGTTCAGTCAAACCATTCTGCCCCAAACAGCTGGTGCAGAATGGCGTGGGGGAAAACGACAAGGCAACTTCTGATGCCACCAAGGAACAGCGGCACATTCTAGATGCCACAAGGTCTGGCCTCACTGTGTCCATTCCCAAACTCAAACTAACAAGACCTTTTGCAAATGTAGGTCAGGACACACCTTCTCCAAAGATCCGTTTGAGACCCCCTCAGAGGGACACTGAGGAGAGCGTGGTTGAGTATGATGCGGAACTTCTTGGAGGCACCAGGAGACGGAGCCCTAGGGGGCCCGGGCCGTGCCTCCCACACTCCGAAGACTCAGGAGAAGGCAAGAACTCTCTGGAATTGTGGTCAGGGAGTTCAGGTGAGGAGGTGGATCGCGGCCACAGCGACCTCACCCTTCTCATTAACTTCCGTAAACGTAAAGCGGATTCTTCTAGTTTGTCGGTGTGCAGTAGcgacagcctggatgagtcaAAGTCCTTCAGCTCGGACGGCACCTCACCAGAGCTGTGCGATCTGGCGCCTGGTGAAGACCTCTCTGTAACCTCATCTTCTGTACCTTCACGGGACGACTGCAAGACGGTGCCGCCTCTCACAGTGCGGCTTCACACCCGCAGCATGACAAAGTGTGTGACAGAAGAAGGTCACGCCATAGCGGTGGGTGACATCGTGTGGGGGAAAATCCACGGCTTCCCCTGGTGGCCCGCACGCGTCCTGAGCATCAGCGGCACTCGCAAGCAGGAGACAGCCAGTTGCGAGGCCCAGTGGCCCCAAGCCAAGGTGGCGTGGTTCGGTTCACCCACAACCTCCCAGCTTTCTGTTGCCAAACTGTCGCCCTTCAGAGAGCTCTTCAGGTCCCGCTTCAACCGGAAGAAGAAAGGGATGTACCGGAGAGCTATCCTGGAGGCAGCCAAGGCCGTGGGTCACATGAGCCCGGAGATTACGTCACTGCTTTCTCACTGCGACACGTAG